The following is a genomic window from Anaerolineales bacterium.
TTCACCGTATTCCTCAGGTTTAGGAGAGGAAGACATCTTACTCTTAATCGGCAAAGATGCATTTCCTTTTTTATTGTATTGAGATAAATCATACTCTGGCGTTTGAGCTGAACTTATTGACTCCAGTAATTCGCCACCTATTGATCTAAAGACTGCGTCTTGAATATGTGCTTTTATTGGCATAGCAAACTTCCCCGCTTTGTTTTTTAATTTTTCTTCTGCATCTGTAAGTATTAGATTCAGTATTTTTATCATTATGCGTATATCGCTAGACCACATATTCACAAATGTGTCGGCACCGTGATAATAAATCCTTTTTTTTGTTTTGTTTTTCGATTTTTCTCGCATGAGTGTTGCTAGTTCATTTCCCGATTTCTTTGACCCACCGAGAATGTCGAGAAGCGTATAGTTTTCACCTTGAAAACGATTATGTCTTTTAATTCTAGGCCTAAACACACTCTCTAGAAAAGCAACTCTGGTTGCTTCACTGTGATGTAGGCATTCGGAAGCGAGATCCAACAAATCAAAGTCGTGATTCACTTCCAAATGCTTTCCTTTAGAGGTGGTTCGAACAAAGCTTCTGTTCGATTCCGATGAGACTTTAAAAACCACATTGCTTTTTCGCTCAAAGATAATGTCATTTAAGATCCGTTGTATACCTGGTGTAACAATTGGAACTGTATAGTCGTCTAGAAAAAGATACATAGGTTTACTGCGCATCCAGGGGATGTTCTTTTCTAGTAGTTCTTGTATTTCATCTAGAAAATCTCTCCGGGCCAACTGCCAATGTGTTAATCCCTTAAGTTTTCCGAGCTTAGTGAGTCGAACTTTTTCTTTTTGTTCGTCTAGAAACGCTCGAATTCTATTTATAGTTAATCCGCCGTCGGGCAACCGAAAATACTCTTCTTGGAATCGAAGAACTAAGTATTTGTCGAACCAAGAGAAATCAAGGGGCTCTTGTTCGCTGTAAAGCGCTAAGGTTTTTGTGATTTCACTTAACCATGCTAAATGAAAAAAATGAATCAATTGCTGCTGGGCTCCCTCATTAAGATCTTTCGGAATCCAGGTATAAGGTTCGACCAACTCGCGGCAGTTCAAATAAAATCCTATAAAAGTATCAGCGCCCTTTACACCAGATGGCTGATCAACAAGTTTGTCCATAAAGGCTGTTAACCTTCGGAAAGTCATTGTCTTTCCACACCCCCTTGCTCCTGTGAGTACAGTTGTAGTTCTTTTCAGTAGCTTTTCTGGGGAGAGGAATTCGGGTACAAATAAAGCCCTCCACTCTTCGACTCTAAGCCCCAGCATTTCTGTGGAAGGGAAATCGCCAGCGGTCGAAAAGTCTGAAACGGTCCCACCCATTGCCGCTTCCACTTCAGCAACTTTTTGAAACTCATTGAGTTGACTAATTAGTTGTTCAGGACTTCTGATTGTTATCCCCTGAGTGGGATTAGTTTCATGTAAGTTTTTA
Proteins encoded in this region:
- a CDS encoding protein kinase family protein; translated protein: MNTDNYIGVTVYNNYMLTEKIGFGKIGAVYKAEHTSRAEDIVAIKVIPNKRLKEGWQKEIDKVVKLKGIKNVVPYHTYGSGVDKEDNPFVWIAWDLIPGVDLKRYLSDARYPIDMAFIELLAITILRVLYSCKKVGVVHGDIHEGNILISSPDERVIGNPIEIYLADFGYGGPEGDQDAREDFRQLYTILKRLTDRVNPSDLSPRDKNMYYKFEEFLKNLHETNPTQGITIRSPEQLISQLNEFQKVAEVEAAMGGTVSDFSTAGDFPSTEMLGLRVEEWRALFVPEFLSPEKLLKRTTTVLTGARGCGKTMTFRRLTAFMDKLVDQPSGVKGADTFIGFYLNCRELVEPYTWIPKDLNEGAQQQLIHFFHLAWLSEITKTLALYSEQEPLDFSWFDKYLVLRFQEEYFRLPDGGLTINRIRAFLDEQKEKVRLTKLGKLKGLTHWQLARRDFLDEIQELLEKNIPWMRSKPMYLFLDDYTVPIVTPGIQRILNDIIFERKSNVVFKVSSESNRSFVRTTSKGKHLEVNHDFDLLDLASECLHHSEATRVAFLESVFRPRIKRHNRFQGENYTLLDILGGSKKSGNELATLMREKSKNKTKKRIYYHGADTFVNMWSSDIRIMIKILNLILTDAEEKLKNKAGKFAMPIKAHIQDAVFRSIGGELLESISSAQTPEYDLSQYNKKGNASLPIKSKMSSSPKPEEYGEALKSIVEAFTAISKYEMLKGHLVKNEEALVPKQAFRLEIIDKLELDNQARQLLDGLLRHHLFLQDWRGKSVRGFMTPRMYLNRALIPFSNLTFSSRDNIQLKSSQFQDLLLNPKKFVEDWKRKKGPPPGQLELFND